Part of the Sphingobacterium sp. LZ7M1 genome, GTGACCATCATCATTATGGAAGTATTCATCAATAAGATGCGCAGGCTCAAAGGTGTGCGCAAACTGATACTGATTGAGGAAGCGTGGAAAGCCATCGCCAAAGAGGGAATGGCGGAGTACATCAAGTACCTGTTTAAGACCGTCCGCAAATTTTTTGGTGAGGCTATCGTGGTCACGCAGGAAGTGGACGACATTATCCAGTCACCCGTGGTCAAGGAAAGCATCATCAACAATTCCGACTGTAAAATCCTGCTTGACCAACGCAAGTACATGAACAAATTCGATGACATCCAAGCGATGCTCGGACTGACGGAAAAGGAAAAATCCCAAATCCTTTCCATCAACCAGAACAATGACCCGTCAAGGCTTTATAAAGAGGTATGGATCGGGCTTGGCGGTACGCACTCTGCGGTGTATGCCACAGAGGTTTCGCTCGAAGAATATTTGGCATACACCACCGAGGAAACCGAAAAAATGGAAGTCATGCAACTGGCATCCGAACTGGACGGCAATGTGGAACTGGCAATAAAGCGCATTGCTGGACAGAGACGTGAGAACGCAAATAATTATTAATCATTTAAAAAATCAGAGACAATGAAGAAAACAATGTTACTGGTGTGGACGGCATTTATGCTTGCCGTCGTACCGTCTGCAAAGGCACAATGGGTGGTAGTTGACCCTTCAAATCTGGCATCGGGTATCATCAACTCCGCCAATGAAATCGTGCAGACCTCATCCACCGTGTCCAACGTGGTAAAGAATTTCAACGAGGTAAAGAAAGTGTATGAACAGGGCAAGGAATACTACGATAAATTGAAAGCTGTAAATAACTTGGTTAAAGATGCCCGAAAAGTGCAACAAACGGTACTACTCGTAGGCGATGTGTCCGAAATGTACGTGCAGAATTTCGGCAAAATGATGAACGACCCGAATTTCAGTCCGCAGGAACTCACGGCAATCGCCAACGGTTATTCCACGCTCCTAAACGAGAGTACCGAACTACTCAAAGAACTGAAACAGATTGTTACCTCGACCTCGCTTTCGCTGAACGATAAGGAACGTATGGACATCATCGACAGGGTTTACAAAGAGGTCAAGGACTATCACAGCCTTGTCCGGTATTTCACCAACAAGAATATCTCCGTGAGCATTTTGAGGGCTAAGAAACAGAACAACACCAAAAGGGTGCTTGAACTGTACGGAACTGCTGAACAAAAATATTGGTAAGCTATGGAATGGAACAATCTTCACGAACTCCTGCGCTCTCTTTACGATGAGATGCTCCCACTGTCCGCCGATATGGCGACAGTGGCTAAGGGCATTGCCGGATTGGGCGCACTGTTCTACGTGGCACTGAAAGTGTGGCAGGCATTGAGCCGTGCAGAACCGATAGACGTGTTTCCGCTCCTGCGACCGTTCGCCATCGGGCTTTGCATTATGTTCTTCCCGACCATCGTATTGGGAACTATCAATGCGGTATTAAGTCCGGTCGTAAAAGGCACAAACGCCATGCTCGAAAACCAAGTGCTTGACCTCAACAAATTGCAGGAACAAAAAGACCTGTTGGAGAGAGAGGCAATGCTCCGCAATCCCGAAACCGCTTACCTCGTAAGCGATGAGGAATTTGATAAGAAACTGGATGAATTGGGATGGTCGCCGTCCGATTTGGTTGCCATATCCGGTATGTACATGGAGCGTGGAATGTACGATTTAAAGAAAAGCATCCGTGACTGGTTTCGGGAGCTACTGGAAGTCCTTTTCCAAGCATCTGCTTTGGTCATAGATACCATACGGACATTCTTTCTTATCGTGCTGTCCATTCTCGGGCCGATAGCCTTTGCGATAAGTGTATGGGATGGTTTTCAGTCCACACTTACGCAATGGCTGACCCGATATATCAGCGTGTACCTGTGGTTGCCCATTGCCGATATGTTCAGCTCCATGCTCGCCAAGATACAATCCCTTATCATCGAACGGGATATTGATATGCTTGCCGACCCGACCTACATCCCCGACACATCCAACACCGTGTATATCATCTTTATGCTGATTGGCATCGTGGGCTACTTCACCGTTCCAACGGTGGCAGGTTGGGTAATACAGGCAGGTGGTGCAGGGAACTTCATGCGCAACGTAAACTCTACGGCATCTAAGACCGGAAACATCGCCGGAGCAGGAACGGGGGCTGTTGCAGGCAATATCGGTGGCAGGTTAATGAACAAATAAAAATCAGAAAGCAATGGAATTTAAGACACTAAGAAATATCGAAAACAGCTTTAGGCAAATACGGCTGTACGCAATTGTATTTGCGGTACTCTGCATCGCGGTGGTAGGTTATGCCGTATGGCAGTCCTACCAGTTTGCAGAGGCACAACGCCAAAAAATATATGTACTGGACAACGGCAAGTCCTTGATGTTGGCATTGTCACAGGATGCAAGCCTCAACAGACCTGTTGAGGCAAGGGAACACGTAAGGCGTTTCCATGAACTGTTCTTTACGCTCGCACCGGATAAGAACGCTATTGAAAGCAACATGAAAAGAGCTTTTAATCTTGCCGACAAATCGGCTTTCGATTACTACAAAGACCTTTCGGAAAAGGGCTATTATAATCGCATCATTTCGGGCAACGTGCAACAGCGTGTCGAAGTGGACAGCGTGGTGTGCAACTTCGATACCTATCCCTATTCCGTTAGGACGTATGCTAAACAGTTTATCATCCGGTCAAGCAACGTTACAAGGCGAAACCTTGTGACCTCCTGTTATCTCGTGAACTCCGTCCGCTCGGACAACAACCCACAGGGCTTCAATATCGAAAAGTTTGCCGTGTTGGAAAACAGGGATATAGAAGTCATCGACCGCTAAAGCCAAGATTATGGAAGCAATATCAGATTTGAATACGTTCGCCAAAATCCTTACTGCAAAGGGGTATGACGGCGATTTCCATACGCAGGGTGCGTATGCCGGAAAACTGAAAGCAAGCATCAGCGAATATCTCGCCAACTGCCCCAAAGGTGTAGCTAAAAAGGAGTTGTTGCTATCCTGCTTTCTGCAATGGGCAGGCGAAGCCCTGCCCAGGATAGAATGCCTTATGTGGGTGAAGTACCTAAACGGCAAATTCTTCTTGGGCAGAATGGAGATTGCAAAAAAAGACCGTTACGGGCAGGTGCTGAAACAATCGGAACTGACTGACCTGTCGGTCGTCACCGCTCCCAAAGCAAAAGAGGCAATCGCTATGGTCAGTGATGCAGTGGAACGGAATAACAATTAAAGCATGAAAAATCTAAGAACAGCAATCAGTAATTGGTTTGACAAGCTCGATGGACAGTGGCGAGCGTTGCCTGTTAAAAAAAAGCATCGCTATACGCTACTGCTCTTTGCAGGCTATGCACTGCTGTCCGTCATCGTACTGCTCGAAGTGTGCTACGATGTAGCGCATTCCGATAATACCATGACTATTGAGCATATCGAAAACCCCATTAGGCAAAACAATTCCTCGGTTTCACCGCAGGACAGTATTAAAACAATCTTAAAAGATAAAAATCATGAAAGACAGTGAAAACAAAAAGGTAAGTTTTTTGGTCGAAGATGACGACCCGAAAAACGGAATGGATGCGACCCAAGACGGGGCGCAGAACAAAGCAGACAAGTTAAAGAAGCCCATCATTTTTGCCCTTATGGGCGTGGTGTTCCTCGGCTGTATGTACCTAATCTTCAAACCGTCCTCCGATAAGAAAACGGTCGAGGATATTGGTCTGAACGATGTCGTACCGCAGGCAAACGATGCAGGGCTTCAATCCGATAAGCAAAAGGCTTATGAACAGGAACTACTCGAACAGAAAATGCAGGAAAAGCGCAATGCGCTCCTGTCACTATCCGACTATTGGAGCGAGGACAGTACCGCCGATCAGGAAGCGGAGCAACCGGATGAGGTTTATGAAGACGGCTACGCTTCCGGCGGTGGTACACGCAGGAACAGCAACCCTGCTCTGAACAGTTACCGCAATGCGCAAAGTACGCTGACCTCGTTCTACGACAACAGCGATTACGAAACGCAGGAACTCCGCAAACAGATTGAGGAACTCAAAGAACAGTTGGCAGAAAAAGACGTACCGCCTGTAACGACCATAGATGACCAACTGGCTTTGATGGAAAAGTCATACGAAATGGCTTCCCGTTACCTGCCACAAACCCCTGCACAGCCGAACAGTACGGACACAATGGTTTCCACAAAGAGTGCCTCACAAAAGGAGCATTTCGTGGCTTTCACTCCTGTAAGAAAAAATACGGTTTCCGCATTGTACCGTGAACCGACTGACAGTGCTTTTTTGGCAAACTGGAACGAAACCCGAAACCGTGGCTTCTATACGGCAGGTGTTTCGGAACAGGTCATACAGCCAAAAAACAGCATCAAGGCAGTGGTACAGGAAACACAGGTCGTGACGGGCGAAGGCGATGTGCGCCTGCGCCTGTTGGAAACGGCACAAACGCCTGTCCGCTCCATTCCGGCAGGAACGGTACTAACGGCAAATGCCAAGTTTCAAGGTGGCAGGTTGCAGTTAAAAGTAACGTCCATCGAATATGAGGGCAACATTATTCCGGTCGATATAACCGTGTACGATGTGGACGGACAGCAAGGGCTATATGTGCCATATTCTCCCGAAATGAACGCCCTGTCAGAGATAGCCTCCAACATGAGCCAAACGGGGGGAACAAGTATCATGATGACACGCTCGGCAGGGCAACAGATGGCAGGCGGCCTTTCCCGTGGCGTGGTGCAAGGGGTATCGGGGTACTTCTCCAAGAAAGTGAGGACACCGAAAGTAACCGTCAAAGCCGGTCATCAGTTATTCCTCGTTTCAAAAAATTAATGTTTAACTAAAATCAAAAAGAAAATGAAAGCAATATTTAAAAGCCTTTTGGCAATGGTCTGTTTAACGGTCTTTATCACTGGTGCGAATGCACAGCAAGTGGCATCCGGTACAACAAAATTGAGCATGGGCAAGGTTGACCCTTACGAAATGCAGGTGACGTACAGCAAGACCTCGCACCTCATATTCCCGTCCGCAATCCGCTACGTGGATTTGGGCAGTGAGTACCTTATCGCAGGCAAAGCCGAGGATGCGGAAAACGTACTGCGCATTAAGGCAAGCGTAAGGGATTTTGACGAGGAAACCAATTTTTCGGTCATCACGGACGATGGTCGGTTTTACAATTTCAACGTCTTTTACAGCCCTTATCCTGCAACGCTGAATTATGATTTGTTGACCATGCAAAAGGCAT contains:
- a CDS encoding DUF4141 domain-containing protein encodes the protein MKKTMLLVWTAFMLAVVPSAKAQWVVVDPSNLASGIINSANEIVQTSSTVSNVVKNFNEVKKVYEQGKEYYDKLKAVNNLVKDARKVQQTVLLVGDVSEMYVQNFGKMMNDPNFSPQELTAIANGYSTLLNESTELLKELKQIVTSTSLSLNDKERMDIIDRVYKEVKDYHSLVRYFTNKNISVSILRAKKQNNTKRVLELYGTAEQKYW
- the traJ gene encoding conjugative transposon protein TraJ, with amino-acid sequence MEWNNLHELLRSLYDEMLPLSADMATVAKGIAGLGALFYVALKVWQALSRAEPIDVFPLLRPFAIGLCIMFFPTIVLGTINAVLSPVVKGTNAMLENQVLDLNKLQEQKDLLEREAMLRNPETAYLVSDEEFDKKLDELGWSPSDLVAISGMYMERGMYDLKKSIRDWFRELLEVLFQASALVIDTIRTFFLIVLSILGPIAFAISVWDGFQSTLTQWLTRYISVYLWLPIADMFSSMLAKIQSLIIERDIDMLADPTYIPDTSNTVYIIFMLIGIVGYFTVPTVAGWVIQAGGAGNFMRNVNSTASKTGNIAGAGTGAVAGNIGGRLMNK
- the traK gene encoding conjugative transposon protein TraK, which produces MEFKTLRNIENSFRQIRLYAIVFAVLCIAVVGYAVWQSYQFAEAQRQKIYVLDNGKSLMLALSQDASLNRPVEAREHVRRFHELFFTLAPDKNAIESNMKRAFNLADKSAFDYYKDLSEKGYYNRIISGNVQQRVEVDSVVCNFDTYPYSVRTYAKQFIIRSSNVTRRNLVTSCYLVNSVRSDNNPQGFNIEKFAVLENRDIEVIDR
- a CDS encoding nitrogen regulatory IIA protein — its product is MKNLRTAISNWFDKLDGQWRALPVKKKHRYTLLLFAGYALLSVIVLLEVCYDVAHSDNTMTIEHIENPIRQNNSSVSPQDSIKTILKDKNHERQ
- the traM gene encoding conjugative transposon protein TraM, whose product is MKDSENKKVSFLVEDDDPKNGMDATQDGAQNKADKLKKPIIFALMGVVFLGCMYLIFKPSSDKKTVEDIGLNDVVPQANDAGLQSDKQKAYEQELLEQKMQEKRNALLSLSDYWSEDSTADQEAEQPDEVYEDGYASGGGTRRNSNPALNSYRNAQSTLTSFYDNSDYETQELRKQIEELKEQLAEKDVPPVTTIDDQLALMEKSYEMASRYLPQTPAQPNSTDTMVSTKSASQKEHFVAFTPVRKNTVSALYREPTDSAFLANWNETRNRGFYTAGVSEQVIQPKNSIKAVVQETQVVTGEGDVRLRLLETAQTPVRSIPAGTVLTANAKFQGGRLQLKVTSIEYEGNIIPVDITVYDVDGQQGLYVPYSPEMNALSEIASNMSQTGGTSIMMTRSAGQQMAGGLSRGVVQGVSGYFSKKVRTPKVTVKAGHQLFLVSKN